A single region of the Lactobacillus xylocopicola genome encodes:
- a CDS encoding ATP-binding cassette domain-containing protein, which yields MFMDELKQSVPALVEKVQLAGDITKFNQGLDEQIDLNKLNISGGQRQKIVLARALAHQSEIILIDEGTSAIDQKATMEILKIVTATPATVIFIAHSFNAQMTQLFDREIHLEKATK from the coding sequence ATGTTTATGGATGAACTCAAGCAATCTGTACCAGCACTTGTGGAAAAGGTTCAGTTAGCGGGCGATATTACTAAATTCAACCAGGGGCTGGATGAACAAATTGACTTAAACAAATTGAACATTTCTGGCGGCCAACGGCAGAAGATTGTGCTCGCCCGTGCATTGGCCCACCAAAGCGAAATCATTCTGATTGATGAGGGCACCAGCGCGATTGACCAGAAGGCGACGATGGAAATTCTTAAGATTGTCACTGCAACGCCAGCTACGGTTATCTTCATCGCTCACAGTTTTAACGCGCAGATGACACAGTTATTTGATAGGGAGATCCACTTAGAAAAAGCGACGAAGTAA
- a CDS encoding ribose-phosphate diphosphokinase: protein MSYKDNMMLFALNSNVPLAEKIAKRVGISLSKSSVQRFSDGEIQINIDESVRGKDVYLIQSMSVPVNDNLMELLIMIDAVRRASAQTINIVIPYYGYARQDRKTRPREPITAKLVADMLQEAGATRVLSLDLHAPQIQGFFDIPVDNLMGAPLLADYFLSNHLEKDAVVVSPDHGGVTRARKLAEFLGTSIAIVDKRRPRANVAEVMNIIGEVKGKRAIIIDDMIDTAGTITLAAQALIDAGATEVYASTTHAVLSGPATERLNNSPIKNLVLTDSINQPAEKKLDKTLLVSVGPLIGDAIKCIQKNEPLSPLFNTRYEEHKH, encoded by the coding sequence ATGTCTTATAAAGACAATATGATGTTGTTTGCCCTTAATTCGAATGTGCCGCTTGCTGAAAAAATCGCCAAGCGCGTTGGGATCTCGCTCAGCAAGTCCAGTGTGCAACGCTTTAGTGACGGTGAAATTCAAATTAACATTGATGAATCGGTGCGGGGCAAGGACGTATACTTGATTCAGTCGATGAGTGTGCCGGTTAATGATAACCTGATGGAGCTGCTCATTATGATTGATGCCGTGCGGCGTGCTAGTGCGCAAACCATCAACATCGTTATTCCTTATTATGGTTATGCCCGCCAAGACCGTAAAACAAGGCCTCGCGAACCAATTACTGCCAAGTTAGTTGCTGATATGCTGCAAGAAGCAGGTGCCACTCGAGTATTGTCACTTGACTTACATGCACCCCAGATTCAAGGATTCTTTGATATTCCAGTCGATAACTTGATGGGTGCTCCGCTCTTAGCAGATTATTTCTTAAGTAATCACCTTGAAAAGGATGCCGTAGTTGTATCGCCTGACCACGGTGGTGTAACTCGAGCACGGAAACTGGCCGAATTTTTGGGTACCTCGATTGCCATTGTGGATAAGCGTCGGCCCCGTGCCAATGTCGCCGAAGTTATGAATATTATTGGCGAGGTTAAGGGTAAGCGTGCCATCATTATTGATGACATGATTGATACTGCTGGAACGATTACGCTAGCTGCACAAGCATTGATTGATGCCGGCGCAACTGAAGTTTATGCCAGCACCACGCACGCTGTTTTATCAGGTCCAGCAACCGAGCGGTTGAATAATTCTCCGATTAAAAACTTGGTACTGACTGATTCAATTAACCAACCAGCAGAAAAGAAGTTGGACAAGACCTTACTTGTATCTGTAGGACCACTTATTGGGGATGCAATTAAATGTATTCAAAAGAATGAGCCACTTAGCCCATTGTTCAATACCAGATATGAAGAACATAAACACTAA
- a CDS encoding helix-turn-helix domain-containing protein, with the protein MSIGELLRQYRMEQGKTQKEWTGTTVSPSYYSKVEKDVHRITVVDLLEILRANDVNPLDFFSRLNWADQVKDSQSRELARSINEAYYQNDEASLQSIRASVERSKLTNKEQQLLLLDETIAAVKDDPELLDQDQLQKVKEEIFNSDHINERQLRLFANLVPYYDLDGNLVIGRRLLEIFCHDSKVSIKEALLAMSENIIIKCIEQNRYADTSFFIQAADAITIVPTLFFYKNGLILLENMVAYHDDQRSEYLAKCQLAINNFTLLGLPKFGAEVQKFFDKYKVQ; encoded by the coding sequence ATGTCAATTGGAGAATTGTTGCGGCAGTATCGAATGGAGCAAGGTAAGACCCAGAAGGAGTGGACAGGTACTACGGTCAGTCCGTCATATTATTCCAAGGTGGAAAAGGACGTCCACCGGATCACGGTTGTAGATCTGCTTGAAATCCTGCGGGCCAATGATGTGAATCCCCTGGACTTTTTCAGTCGATTAAACTGGGCTGATCAGGTTAAGGATAGCCAGAGTCGGGAGCTTGCCCGATCTATTAATGAGGCCTACTATCAAAATGATGAGGCGAGCTTGCAGAGTATTAGGGCGTCTGTTGAGCGTAGCAAGTTAACCAACAAGGAGCAGCAACTGCTGCTCCTTGATGAAACTATTGCTGCAGTTAAAGATGATCCTGAGCTGTTGGACCAGGACCAGCTTCAAAAAGTTAAGGAAGAGATCTTTAATTCGGACCACATTAATGAACGGCAGTTAAGACTGTTTGCTAATCTAGTTCCATACTATGACCTGGACGGCAATTTGGTGATTGGTAGACGATTGCTTGAAATTTTTTGTCATGATTCAAAGGTAAGTATTAAAGAGGCTCTACTGGCGATGAGCGAGAACATCATAATTAAGTGCATTGAGCAGAACAGATATGCGGATACTAGCTTTTTCATTCAGGCTGCCGATGCGATTACCATTGTCCCAACCTTGTTCTTTTATAAGAATGGCTTGATTTTGCTAGAAAATATGGTCGCCTATCATGATGATCAGCGATCAGAATATTTGGCTAAATGTCAGCTGGCCATTAACAATTTCACCTTATTGGGGCTGCCAAAGTTTGGTGCAGAGGTCCAAAAGTTTTTTGATAAGTATAAAGTCCAATGA
- a CDS encoding ATP-binding cassette domain-containing protein encodes MSIKDYYKQSPLRFILMIVNDILIYALLIVSTAVVMMEMTAIQQCNWRDFLLLTLACFGLILADYLLQGFNDYLVGKQNELYYVTLRQKITWHLYRDQLSHPVAQVQNRLTNDLVQNMENYLEAFMEIIGGVTVLVAVIILLLALHWSLLLTIMAMVAVSLLLPKLLEKPMQKATLRISESNRKYLDSLGKWISGLAELRRYLAGEKLFSVTSKAGRKLEDSNVRQTAVMQELTVINGFVSTVFSTILLILAGYLIQQKLVVFGVIVAVDNCSLYLTMGIQLMVGAYGRIKGTKKLNQEIAASALPIVEVKGQNTGTPAAISTHNLSLQFPNGESLHFPDIDVQAGEKILLTGDSGAGKSTLLKLILGQIDASSGTVAFKDDQGNVVKPDMSRVGLYTAGTSPLPGQHYGQCDYVYG; translated from the coding sequence ATGTCAATTAAAGATTATTACAAGCAGAGCCCTTTGCGCTTCATCCTCATGATTGTCAATGACATTCTCATATATGCGTTACTGATTGTCTCAACTGCGGTAGTAATGATGGAGATGACCGCAATTCAGCAGTGCAACTGGCGAGATTTCTTGCTTTTGACTCTTGCCTGCTTCGGCCTTATTCTGGCCGACTACTTGCTGCAAGGCTTTAATGATTACCTGGTAGGCAAGCAGAATGAGCTGTACTACGTAACTTTGCGGCAAAAGATTACATGGCATCTCTACCGCGATCAGCTGTCCCACCCGGTGGCCCAGGTGCAGAATAGGTTGACCAACGACTTGGTGCAGAACATGGAGAACTACCTGGAAGCCTTTATGGAAATTATTGGCGGTGTGACCGTCCTTGTGGCTGTAATTATTCTGCTCCTTGCACTACACTGGAGCCTGCTGTTAACAATCATGGCAATGGTGGCGGTCTCGCTGCTTCTGCCTAAATTGCTGGAAAAGCCCATGCAAAAAGCCACGCTGCGAATTTCAGAGAGCAACCGCAAGTATCTCGATAGTCTAGGTAAGTGGATCAGTGGTCTTGCTGAACTTAGGCGCTATCTTGCTGGTGAAAAACTTTTCAGCGTTACTAGCAAGGCTGGGCGCAAACTGGAAGATTCCAACGTCAGGCAAACCGCCGTTATGCAGGAATTGACTGTGATCAACGGCTTTGTGTCAACGGTATTTAGTACAATCTTATTAATTTTGGCTGGTTACCTGATTCAGCAAAAGCTGGTCGTCTTCGGAGTAATTGTTGCGGTTGATAACTGCAGTTTGTATTTGACTATGGGAATCCAGCTTATGGTCGGTGCTTACGGCAGGATTAAGGGTACAAAGAAACTTAACCAGGAGATTGCTGCTTCTGCCCTGCCTATTGTTGAGGTCAAAGGGCAAAATACGGGCACGCCCGCTGCAATTAGTACGCATAATCTTAGTCTGCAGTTTCCTAACGGCGAGTCTCTGCACTTCCCCGACATTGACGTGCAGGCCGGCGAAAAGATTCTGCTAACTGGTGATTCCGGTGCCGGCAAGTCGACACTGCTTAAGCTGATACTTGGTCAGATTGACGCGAGTTCGGGTACAGTTGCTTTTAAGGATGACCAGGGCAACGTGGTCAAGCCCGACATGAGCCGGGTTGGGTTATATACCGCAGGAACCAGTCCTCTTCCCGGCCAGCATTACGGACAATGTGACTATGTTTATGGATGA
- a CDS encoding DUF871 domain-containing protein — MKQLGISLYPEQSTFDQDKAYIDLAHHYGYQRIFMSLLQLKSSTGEDLLARLKEDVAYANQLGFKTVVDINPVLFKELQIDYNDLVFFHELEVWGLRLDEGFSGMEEAIMTHNQYGLKIELNMSRGTNYLDSIMAYDPEIDNLIGCHNFYPQEYTGLGEAIFLDYSAKYRDYGLHTAAFVSSKNAKFGPWPVHEGLPTMESDRKRDIFSQVTHLRLSKMIDDIIIGNAFASEAELASVAKAFNSPFPVLGIEFEEGVPPLERKICLQEPHLYRGDASDYLLRDTKTRVVYAEESIPAHSANKSNFERGDVVVVNDDYPRYKGELQIVQTPLPNDGRRNLVGRLKHDDLDLLAWIEPWSTFMMQEAAK, encoded by the coding sequence ATGAAGCAATTAGGAATTTCCCTTTACCCTGAGCAAAGCACTTTTGACCAGGATAAAGCATACATCGACTTAGCACATCACTACGGCTATCAGAGAATCTTCATGTCGCTACTGCAACTAAAAAGTAGCACGGGTGAAGACTTACTAGCCCGCCTCAAAGAAGATGTGGCATACGCTAATCAGTTGGGCTTTAAGACGGTTGTTGACATCAACCCCGTCTTGTTCAAGGAATTACAAATTGACTATAATGATTTAGTTTTCTTCCATGAGCTAGAAGTTTGGGGGCTTCGCTTAGACGAAGGCTTCAGCGGCATGGAAGAAGCTATCATGACGCATAATCAGTACGGTTTAAAAATCGAGCTGAACATGAGTCGGGGCACCAACTACCTAGACAGCATTATGGCTTACGATCCAGAGATTGACAACTTAATCGGCTGTCACAACTTCTATCCGCAAGAATATACGGGTCTGGGCGAAGCGATTTTTCTTGACTATTCAGCAAAGTACCGTGATTACGGTTTGCATACCGCCGCATTTGTCTCTTCGAAAAATGCTAAGTTCGGTCCGTGGCCTGTTCATGAAGGGTTGCCGACCATGGAAAGCGACCGTAAACGGGATATTTTTAGTCAAGTGACCCATTTACGCTTGAGCAAGATGATTGATGATATTATCATCGGTAATGCCTTCGCCAGTGAAGCTGAGCTAGCTAGTGTTGCTAAGGCCTTTAATAGCCCATTCCCAGTTTTGGGAATAGAGTTTGAAGAGGGCGTACCGCCGCTTGAACGTAAAATTTGTTTGCAAGAGCCGCATCTATACCGCGGTGATGCTTCAGATTATCTCTTGCGCGACACTAAGACACGGGTTGTTTATGCCGAGGAGTCCATACCTGCGCACTCTGCCAATAAATCTAACTTTGAACGGGGAGATGTAGTCGTGGTTAATGATGATTACCCGCGCTACAAGGGTGAATTGCAGATTGTGCAAACGCCCTTACCAAATGATGGTCGGCGCAATTTGGTCGGTCGACTAAAGCATGATGACCTCGATTTGCTAGCTTGGATTGAACCGTGGAGTACATTCATGATGCAAGAGGCGGCTAAATAA
- a CDS encoding MFS transporter, protein MDIFLKNKNFRKFTIAGWLSNAGNILFYLALMTYASRLQNYTLALSLITITEALPDLIQSISGYLADRTKNKYRVIVWLALLRFALYLLVGVLFVTNIAGWDLVLMVIGINFISDLSGMYSGGLQTPLIVDLVGKDEMAEAQGFSSGISQVITMVAQFVGSGLLLFMSYSGLAIINALTFLVAGLLFANITANVKKQQPQDQIAAVNEQNFFATITSSLKQVKRARGLLTIVLVIAMLNGLLSSVEPLISIVLAGNKGMLIGSFSFTLALINALIASGMALGSTLGTKFLKKASLFQIALLATLISSGMAGAILCKSTIAILILGVALGFAIGTASPKLTQWLVTSVDRQILSSSVGLLNTILVIAGPLMTTIFTGIAGAVGINYALSGILVLSLIVFAVTLKVMLNNTSKQTEAAEED, encoded by the coding sequence ATGGATATTTTTTTAAAGAACAAAAACTTTCGCAAGTTTACTATTGCTGGCTGGCTATCCAATGCCGGTAATATTCTCTTCTACCTGGCACTCATGACTTACGCCAGCAGACTGCAAAACTACACTTTGGCCCTTTCGCTAATTACCATTACCGAGGCGTTGCCAGATTTGATTCAGAGTATTAGTGGCTACCTGGCAGACCGGACCAAGAACAAGTACCGGGTCATCGTCTGGCTTGCACTGCTTCGTTTTGCCCTCTATCTGTTAGTTGGGGTGCTCTTTGTCACCAATATTGCTGGTTGGGATCTAGTGCTAATGGTCATCGGCATTAACTTTATTTCCGACCTGTCCGGGATGTACTCCGGCGGCCTCCAGACACCCTTAATTGTCGACTTAGTCGGAAAAGACGAAATGGCCGAAGCCCAAGGCTTCTCTTCCGGCATTTCCCAAGTGATTACAATGGTCGCCCAGTTCGTCGGTTCTGGTCTCCTGCTCTTCATGTCTTATTCGGGATTGGCCATAATCAACGCACTGACCTTTTTAGTTGCTGGACTACTCTTTGCCAACATTACTGCTAATGTAAAAAAGCAGCAACCCCAAGACCAGATTGCCGCCGTCAACGAGCAGAACTTCTTTGCAACCATTACCTCTTCACTCAAGCAGGTCAAGCGTGCCCGCGGCCTGTTAACCATTGTCTTGGTAATTGCCATGCTCAATGGACTGCTCAGTTCAGTTGAACCCCTAATCTCAATTGTCTTGGCCGGTAATAAAGGCATGCTAATTGGCAGTTTTAGCTTCACTTTGGCACTGATTAATGCTTTAATTGCTAGCGGTATGGCTCTGGGGAGTACGTTAGGAACTAAGTTTTTAAAAAAGGCCTCACTATTTCAAATTGCCTTGCTCGCTACTCTAATTAGTAGTGGCATGGCCGGCGCCATTTTATGCAAGAGCACCATTGCTATTTTAATCCTAGGCGTGGCCCTAGGCTTCGCCATTGGGACCGCAAGTCCCAAGTTAACGCAATGGCTAGTAACTTCGGTCGATCGGCAAATCCTGTCCTCTTCGGTTGGTTTATTAAACACCATTTTGGTAATTGCCGGGCCTCTCATGACCACTATCTTTACCGGTATTGCTGGAGCAGTTGGTATCAACTACGCTTTATCTGGAATTCTAGTCCTCAGCCTGATTGTTTTCGCCGTTACTTTGAAAGTAATGCTTAACAACACATCCAAGCAAACGGAAGCAGCAGAAGAGGACTAG
- a CDS encoding isochorismatase family cysteine hydrolase: MPADNLLLVVDVQEQTMRFLSGKTSFLERVNRIIRTFQEKGQPIFYVKQKNMGSLYPQLVVDNDAPVFTKKEPSAFSEASFTKKVEQEHPKNVVVVGLMSQACVQSTVKSALNRDYSVTLISDGHDSLVKPMRHHYNQLLTKLGAHRLTTDEFMLVN, encoded by the coding sequence ATGCCAGCCGATAATTTATTGTTAGTAGTCGATGTCCAAGAACAAACGATGCGTTTTTTAAGTGGAAAAACCTCCTTTTTGGAGCGTGTCAACCGCATTATTAGGACTTTTCAGGAAAAAGGCCAGCCTATTTTTTATGTCAAACAAAAAAACATGGGCAGTCTCTATCCTCAATTGGTGGTTGATAATGATGCGCCAGTCTTTACCAAGAAAGAGCCGAGTGCATTCTCGGAAGCTAGTTTTACTAAGAAGGTTGAGCAGGAACACCCTAAAAATGTGGTTGTCGTAGGACTGATGAGTCAGGCCTGTGTGCAGTCGACCGTGAAGAGTGCTTTAAATCGTGATTATTCTGTTACCTTGATTTCAGATGGTCATGATTCACTGGTCAAGCCGATGCGCCATCATTACAATCAGTTATTGACTAAGCTAGGAGCGCACCGGCTGACTACCGATGAGTTTATGCTAGTTAATTGA
- a CDS encoding PTS sugar transporter subunit IIC, translated as MNKLIDWLNKHVVPIAARIGQIRWLVALRDAFISIMPLIMAGAVASVINALIRDLPTQMGWMGIVNSMQWLIGINSVVWTGTTAILALLFAFTFGYQLSVQYKVEPTAGGLVSLGTFIMGLPQSFTMDLAKTLSKGDAKTLTDAGAAVTGKNVSAWGYFNFNKYFGAAGFFTVMIMGAIAVTIYIWFMKKKITIKMPDSVPPAVANAFTGIIPATAGLFTVGVIDYLFSLNQTTVIDFISKTIQEPLMHVSQGYGSVLLMAFLVQLFWFFGIHGSNVLAPVLDSIWLTAQIANINAGQAGKALPYMWTRSNFDLYAWIGGAGSTLLLLLAILAFSKREDERAVAKVALVPGFFNINEPTMFGLPIVLNPIYFIPFVLAPLVMVSIAYGALSLGWVNPVRNQMVWSMPPFINAFLATLDWRAVVLQVVNMVVGFLIYVPFVKISNNIKPEDVA; from the coding sequence ATGAATAAATTAATTGATTGGTTAAACAAACATGTTGTTCCAATCGCAGCTAGGATAGGGCAGATTCGCTGGCTTGTAGCCTTGCGTGACGCCTTTATCTCCATTATGCCGTTGATTATGGCTGGTGCTGTGGCCAGTGTTATTAACGCGTTAATAAGAGACTTGCCAACTCAAATGGGTTGGATGGGCATTGTTAACTCGATGCAGTGGCTGATTGGCATTAATTCTGTGGTCTGGACAGGAACAACAGCCATTTTAGCTTTACTATTTGCTTTTACCTTTGGTTACCAACTATCGGTTCAGTACAAGGTTGAGCCGACAGCCGGTGGTTTGGTCAGTCTTGGTACCTTTATCATGGGTCTACCGCAAAGTTTCACTATGGATTTGGCGAAAACTCTGTCTAAGGGTGACGCCAAGACCTTGACTGATGCCGGAGCTGCCGTTACTGGCAAGAACGTTTCGGCCTGGGGTTACTTCAACTTTAACAAGTACTTCGGTGCGGCTGGTTTCTTCACAGTCATGATTATGGGTGCCATTGCGGTCACCATCTATATCTGGTTTATGAAGAAGAAGATTACCATTAAGATGCCAGACAGTGTACCGCCAGCAGTTGCTAATGCTTTCACAGGTATTATCCCGGCAACCGCTGGACTCTTTACGGTTGGTGTAATTGATTATCTCTTTAGTCTTAACCAGACGACGGTGATTGACTTTATTTCTAAGACTATCCAAGAGCCACTGATGCATGTCAGTCAAGGTTACGGTTCTGTTCTTTTAATGGCCTTCTTAGTTCAATTATTCTGGTTCTTTGGTATTCATGGTTCCAACGTGCTTGCTCCGGTTTTGGACAGTATTTGGTTGACGGCCCAGATTGCTAATATTAATGCTGGCCAGGCCGGCAAAGCATTGCCTTATATGTGGACCCGGTCCAACTTTGACCTCTATGCTTGGATTGGTGGAGCTGGTTCGACCCTGTTATTGCTATTAGCAATTCTAGCCTTTTCTAAACGGGAAGACGAGCGGGCTGTTGCTAAGGTAGCACTCGTTCCTGGCTTCTTTAACATTAACGAGCCGACCATGTTCGGTTTGCCAATTGTATTAAATCCAATTTACTTTATTCCATTTGTGCTGGCACCACTGGTCATGGTCTCAATTGCTTATGGTGCTTTGAGCCTCGGCTGGGTGAACCCAGTTAGAAATCAGATGGTATGGTCAATGCCACCGTTCATCAACGCCTTCTTGGCCACATTGGACTGGCGTGCGGTGGTTCTGCAAGTGGTTAATATGGTTGTGGGCTTCCTGATTTACGTTCCGTTTGTCAAGATTTCCAACAACATTAAACCAGAAGATGTAGCCTAA
- a CDS encoding ATP-binding cassette domain-containing protein: protein MSLKGILKNNPLRAAVVMATYVAYALASTISMYLFKYAINDLTANKWSRFVFWLLIMAAGGLLAVLLHALATYLYSKQVQDYFHQVRRQIMHHYYAQGTTKVAAMQNQLGNNLKVLTDDYAMPLLQVWQNLLSVTMTTTALFTLHWSLIAATAVVVVIVLLLPKIIEKQMGQASIAATKKNAKMLDTVKNWFAGLSELRRYKSGKRLNQEIDQSSQALAQANIAKKRYEGVSIGINGLGNAIGQIGIAFWGGILYFNRQVSLGDWSVGAEFTSTIFNGLWSIISALTRIKSTKKLRQEIEELIVPVADEQQSTNVCGVTGKNLVVKYDNGETIAYPDFNVNRGDKVLLVGDSGTGKSTLFKVMLGQITPASGELAFTDEAGRKVAPQEAHLGYIAQDASLFPDTIINNITMFSQKLANRVDQTVEKVGLVPDLAKFASHGETVIDLDQNNLSGGQKQKIVLARAEIHNTQFLLLDEATSAIDSQTTNAIVCELLNMDATVILIAHNFSPELVSRFDYQIHLKADNKEGEKDVN from the coding sequence ATGTCACTAAAAGGAATATTAAAAAACAACCCATTGCGGGCTGCTGTGGTTATGGCTACTTACGTTGCGTATGCACTCGCATCGACCATATCAATGTACCTGTTCAAGTATGCAATTAATGACCTGACTGCTAACAAGTGGTCACGTTTTGTCTTCTGGCTGTTGATAATGGCTGCAGGTGGCCTGCTGGCGGTTCTTCTGCATGCACTGGCCACGTATTTGTACAGCAAGCAGGTGCAGGATTACTTCCACCAGGTGCGGAGGCAAATCATGCACCACTATTATGCCCAGGGCACAACTAAAGTTGCGGCAATGCAGAACCAATTGGGCAATAATTTAAAGGTCCTGACCGATGATTATGCAATGCCCTTATTGCAGGTTTGGCAGAACCTGTTGAGTGTCACGATGACGACCACGGCGCTGTTCACACTGCACTGGTCGCTGATTGCGGCAACTGCGGTAGTGGTGGTCATCGTTCTTTTGTTACCCAAAATAATAGAAAAGCAGATGGGACAAGCCTCCATAGCTGCAACAAAGAAAAACGCAAAAATGCTGGATACAGTTAAAAACTGGTTTGCCGGGCTCAGTGAGTTGCGTCGCTATAAGTCCGGTAAGCGACTAAACCAGGAAATTGATCAGAGCAGCCAGGCCCTGGCCCAGGCCAATATCGCTAAGAAACGCTACGAGGGCGTTTCAATAGGCATTAATGGTTTGGGCAACGCCATTGGTCAGATCGGAATTGCCTTCTGGGGCGGAATCTTGTACTTCAATCGTCAAGTCAGTCTAGGTGACTGGTCCGTAGGCGCGGAATTTACCTCAACGATTTTCAATGGTCTGTGGTCAATCATCAGTGCATTGACCCGGATCAAATCAACCAAAAAGCTGCGCCAAGAAATAGAAGAGTTGATTGTACCTGTTGCGGATGAGCAGCAGAGCACAAATGTTTGCGGAGTTACGGGTAAAAACTTGGTGGTTAAATATGATAACGGTGAAACGATTGCCTACCCCGATTTCAATGTAAACAGGGGCGATAAGGTGTTGCTTGTGGGCGATTCCGGTACCGGTAAGTCGACTTTGTTCAAGGTCATGCTGGGGCAGATCACGCCTGCCAGTGGTGAACTAGCTTTTACCGATGAAGCGGGCCGGAAGGTGGCACCGCAAGAAGCGCACTTGGGATATATTGCACAGGATGCCAGCCTGTTTCCAGATACGATTATTAATAACATCACCATGTTCAGCCAGAAATTGGCAAACCGGGTTGATCAGACTGTGGAAAAAGTAGGCCTGGTCCCGGATTTGGCCAAGTTCGCTAGCCATGGTGAAACGGTTATTGACTTAGATCAGAACAACCTGTCCGGTGGACAGAAGCAAAAAATTGTGCTCGCCCGGGCCGAAATCCACAACACACAGTTTCTCTTACTCGATGAGGCTACCAGTGCGATTGATAGTCAAACTACCAATGCAATCGTGTGCGAATTGCTGAATATGGATGCGACCGTCATCCTAATCGCGCATAACTTCAGCCCGGAGTTGGTCAGTCGGTTTGATTACCAGATCCACCTAAAGGCAGATAATAAGGAAGGTGAAAAGGATGTCAATTAA
- a CDS encoding HD domain-containing protein encodes MTKFQNTKLNQEVVLRDPVHEYIHIEDQVILDILKTKEFQRMRRIKQLGPIAYVFPGATHTRFEHNLGVYELTRRICNIFAEKYPSRTSGDGLWDDGNRLLVECAALLHDIGHGPYSHTFEHLFGTNHEKIGQKIITDPSTEINQVLRQVAPNFPELVASVIAKTYPDPQVVKLISSQADADRMDYLQRDAYYTGVTYGEFDLSRILQEIRPYNEGICFTMAGMHAVEDYVVSRYQMYQQVYFHRVGRSMEVILQHLLERAKIIYQQGNLQVTPSLAKFLAGSWTLDDYLKLNDGVMETNFSMWTDSADPILADLTSRYLYRKPLASVCIAEETRNLLPKMKDLIKQAGFDPTYYTDTNSAFDEPYDAYKPSGKNANSQIEIMQDDGQLIELSQLSPLVRALNGTLQGDERFFFPKVMMSSSIDVQIFDPLYQQFQRYVKNGELRYLRRPRK; translated from the coding sequence ATGACTAAATTTCAAAATACCAAGTTAAACCAAGAAGTTGTTTTGCGCGATCCTGTGCACGAATATATTCACATTGAAGACCAAGTAATCCTAGATATCTTAAAAACCAAAGAGTTTCAACGTATGCGGCGCATCAAGCAGTTAGGTCCCATTGCCTACGTCTTTCCCGGTGCTACCCACACTCGCTTTGAGCACAACCTAGGTGTTTATGAACTGACCCGCCGCATTTGCAATATTTTTGCTGAAAAATACCCATCACGTACATCTGGAGATGGCCTTTGGGATGATGGAAACCGACTTCTAGTTGAATGTGCTGCCTTGCTCCACGATATTGGCCACGGTCCGTACTCGCATACCTTTGAGCATCTTTTTGGCACCAACCACGAAAAAATCGGTCAAAAGATCATCACCGATCCATCTACCGAGATAAACCAAGTTTTGCGTCAGGTGGCACCTAATTTTCCCGAGTTAGTGGCTAGTGTAATTGCTAAAACCTACCCCGATCCACAGGTAGTCAAGCTGATTTCTAGTCAAGCCGATGCTGATCGGATGGACTACTTACAACGTGATGCCTACTACACCGGCGTGACCTACGGCGAGTTTGACCTGTCAAGGATCTTGCAGGAGATTCGGCCTTATAATGAAGGAATCTGCTTCACCATGGCCGGCATGCATGCCGTTGAAGACTACGTTGTTTCACGTTATCAAATGTACCAGCAAGTATACTTTCACCGGGTGGGCCGCTCAATGGAGGTAATCCTGCAGCACCTGCTGGAGCGCGCCAAAATTATTTACCAGCAAGGCAATTTACAGGTAACACCTAGTTTAGCTAAATTTCTAGCTGGTTCCTGGACCCTGGATGACTACCTCAAGCTAAACGACGGCGTAATGGAGACCAACTTTTCGATGTGGACCGATTCTGCCGATCCGATTTTGGCCGATTTGACCAGCCGATATCTATACCGGAAGCCGCTGGCTAGTGTTTGCATCGCTGAAGAAACCAGAAACTTATTGCCCAAAATGAAAGACTTGATCAAACAGGCTGGTTTCGATCCAACTTATTATACTGATACCAATTCTGCTTTCGATGAACCTTATGATGCATATAAGCCGAGCGGCAAAAACGCTAACAGCCAAATTGAGATCATGCAGGATGACGGTCAACTGATTGAACTCTCCCAACTAAGCCCCCTAGTCCGCGCCCTCAACGGTACCCTGCAAGGGGATGAACGCTTCTTCTTTCCCAAGGTCATGATGTCAAGCAGTATCGATGTGCAGATCTTTGATCCGCTCTACCAGCAATTTCAACGCTATGTAAAAAATGGTGAATTGCGCTACTTGAGAAGACCGAGGAAATAA